The following coding sequences are from one Portunus trituberculatus isolate SZX2019 chromosome 32, ASM1759143v1, whole genome shotgun sequence window:
- the LOC123511798 gene encoding probable protein S-acyltransferase 16, whose product MFTDSGSVSVEMLRQYDTLSSQAATRWENTARPPPHPLRCIMWLNWGFMQFLPPVIAIFFLVDLHKTAIPRIYNESAFPVQVLLWVSMTVTSFCFYASSWIPPGRVSEREQGGRRAPNTWRACKLCRHDVPPIARHCQVCRMCIWERDHHCFFIGNCVGRDNINAFNLLCILTAACGFLYLAVVMGGAVLRERELQHADWILGFICLSLLLGCTHMYLYVRNRRTRMVQRFPIFFE is encoded by the coding sequence ATGTTTACCGACTCAGGTTCTGTGTCTGTGGAAATGTTAAGGCAATACGACACACTCTCCAGCCAGGCCGCGACACGGTGGGAGAACACTGCACGCCCTCCACCGCACCCACTACGGTGCATCATGTGGCTGAACTGGGGCTTCATGCAGTTCCTACCACCAGTGATAGCTATCTTTTTCCTTGTGGATTTACACAAGACTGCGATTCCGCGTATATATAACGAGTCTGCGTTCCCTGTTCAAGTTCTTCTTTGGGTCTCCATGACCGTGACCTCATTCTGTTTCTATGCCTCGAGCTGGATCCCTCCCGGCCGAGTGTCGGAGAGGGAGCAGGGAGGCAGAAGGGCACCCAACACCTGGCGTGCCTGTAAGCTTTGCAGACATGACGTGCCTCCCATCGCTCGCCACTGTCAGGTATGCAGGATGTGTATCTGGGAGCGCGACCACCACTGCTTCTTCATTGGGAACTGTGTGGGCAGGGACAACATCAACGCCTTCAACCTCCTGTGTATTCTGACGGCGGCGTGCGGCTTCCTGTACCTGGCTGTGGTGATGGGAGGGGCGGTGCTGCGCGAAAGGGAGCTGCAGCATGCTGACTGGATTCTTGGCTTCATTTGTCTGAGTCTTCTTTTAGGATGCACCCACATGTACCTCTACGTAAGGAATCGCCGCACACGTATGGTGCAGAGGTTCCCCATATTCTTTGAGTGA
- the LOC123511797 gene encoding uncharacterized protein LOC123511797: MSHGFSITFHHLQVQAGVFLVVLVASAPAAASWIFPDQKQAAPSSRDTEGVSADLNLLTLVSGQSPPAAAHDGLALLRHLLHAKNNNNKVPRSLDAHTPSLSPPSGVTVHHGSLLPLQFKPSPSSQSCCTGSGFKPSTYLLSPANGLGGAAPYKHAITTTTTHKPLHTINAINIYRPVFNSIITTQKPEYIYVDDLTQPPLSYSTTAAPQAYNSFVNLITTSTPTHNSNYVTTNPPYKPTTTTTTTTTFKPPSSHNQISYELPDKYKPTSTVHRQISTSIQQNLPHRDHHNHHHAASTSKPQRQSRGYRYGYEVNSQHHGTSFGHHERSDGNTVQGEYRVQLPDGRLQVVTYTADGERGFRSVVRYEQGR, from the exons ATGAGTCATGGGTTTTCAATAACATTTCATCATCTACAGGTGCAGGCGGGCGTCttcctggtggtgctggtggcatcAGCCCCGGCGGCAGCATCGTGGATATTCCCTGACCAGAAGCAAGCGGCGCCCAGCAGTAGGGACACGGAGGGTGTGAGCGCAGACCTCAACCTGCTCACCCTTGTGTCAGGCCAGTCACCGCCTGCAGCAGCACATGATGGCCTCGCGCTGCTCCGCCACCTGCTGCacgccaagaacaacaacaacaaggtgcCGCGGAGCCTGGACGCTCACACGCCCTCGCTCAGCCCTCCCTCGGGTGTCACCGTCCACCACGGTAGTCTGCTCCCCCTGCAGTTCAAGCCCTCGCCGAGTTCTCAGAGTTGCTGCACTGGGTCAGGTTTCAAGCCCAGCACGTATCTGCTCTCCCCAGCTAACGGCCTTGGGGGTGCGGCGCCATACAAGCACGCcataaccaccacaaccacacacaagCCCTTACATACAATCAACGCCATCAATATCTACAGACCAGTTTTCAATTCTATCATCACAACTCAAAAGCCAGAATATATTTATGTGGATGACTTAACTCAGCCTCCTCTCTCCTATTCCACTACAGCTGCACCCCAAGCTTACAACTCCTTCGTTAACCTCATCACAACTAGCACGCCAACGCACAACAGTAACTACGTCACTACTAACCCTCCTTacaaaccaaccaccaccaccaccaccaccaccaccttcaaacCCCCAAGTAGTCACAACCAGATATCCTATGAGTTACCTGACAAATACAAGCCAACCAGCACCGTGCACAGACAGATCAGCACCAGCATCCAGCAAAACTTACCTCACCgcgaccaccacaaccaccatcacgccGCCAGCACCTCCAAGCCTCAGAGACAG AGCCGTGGTTATCGGTACGGATATGAGGTGAACTCCCAGCACCACGGCACTTCCTTCGGCCACCACGAACGCAGCGACGGGAACACG GTGCAAGGGGAGTACCGCGTGCAGCTGCCTGACGGTCGCCTGCAGGTGGTGACGTACACTGCGGATGGCGAGCGAGGCTTCCGGTCAGTGGTGCGGTACGAGCAAGGAAGATAA